The nucleotide window GTAAATTTTTCTCTGGTCCAGTCACAGGACGCCCCCAGTCTTTTTAACTGACTGTACATATAAACTTTGTTTTTTTGCGAAAACTCATAACATTGTTTATAGAATTCTTCGCGACCCAAATCATACCTGGTTTTGCCCTGTTTTTTTAATTCTCTTTCAAAAACCACCTGCGTTAAAATACCGGCATGGTCCGCACCCGGTAACCAAAGTGTCGGCTCGCCGAGCATCCGGTGAAATCTGACTAAAATGTCCTGGATCGTCACAAACATCGCGTGGCCAACATGCAATGGACCATTGGCATTGGGCGGAGGCATAATAATGCTAAACGGTTTTTTCTTTTGATCAATTTTAGGGGTGAAATAACCGCCCTGTTCCCAAAGGGAATAAATTCGTTCTTCCACACCCTGATGATTGTAGGTTTTGTCCATAAATTCGTCGAGTTTATTCTAATCTAGAAAAAACTTAAAAGCAAGGAAATTTTAGAGGGTTAAAGAGGAAAGAGCGCGAAGCTCTGGCCAGGGGAGAGGCGAAAAATTAAAAAAGGCGCAGGCCGCAATGCCGGCGGCGTTATCAGTACATAAATTTTTTGGCGGAGCAAAAAATTTAGTAGTTGGTAGTGAGTAACAAGTATCAAGAAATTTTTCCCGAAGACGATCATTTGCCGCAACTCCACCCGAGAGAAGGACAGATTTAACTTTGTATTTTTTTACTGCTCGGAGGGTTTTTGCAACTAAGACATCGGTGATTGCCTCTTGGATTTCATGAGCAAGATAAGTTATGAGTTTGGGGTTATGAGTTATGGATTGACGCTCGATTTCGCGTAAGACCGCGGTTTTTAAACCGGAAAAAGAAAAATCAAAATCATCGCTTTTAAGCATTGGCCGCGGCAGTTTAATTTTAAATTTTGCATTTTGAATTTTCAATTTCGCCGCGGCCACGGCGATGGCCGGTCCACCCGGGTAACCGAGTTTGAGCAACCTGGCGCACTTATCAAAACATTCACCGGCGGCATCATCCCGAGTTGCGCCCAACCACTCATATTGCCCGTGATCAGTCATTAAAAGAAGTTCGGTGTGGCCACCGGAGACAATAAGGACAATGGCCGGAAATTCTGGTAAATTTTGATTTTTAATTTTTGATTTTGTGATCCAGTTGGTATAGACATGGCCGAGGAGATGATTAACGGGGATAATGGGTTTATTAAAGACATGGGCTAAGGTTTTAGCTGTTTCCAGGCCGACTAAAAGCGAACCGACAAGACCAGGACCGGAAGTGACAGCCAAGGCATCGACATTTTCAATTTTCAACCCTTCTTTTTTAAGAGCAGACTCGATTACGGGAAGAATCAATTTAATTTGTTCCCGGGCGGCTATTTCCGGAATAATACCGCCGGTTTTTATATGTATCGGCTGCGACGAAGCCACAATATTGGATAGTATTTTTACTCCATCCTCAATAACTGAGGCGCCAGTTTCGTCACAAGATGTTTCAATTCCTAAGATTTTCATCTTTTAAGTATTTGGGTGGTCGAATAACCCGGAATTTGTTTAATAACGATCTTAATTTTCGCCCCGACAATTTCGGCCTGTTTTTGTTTGTTTTTAAGTTGCGGATCATTCCGAGTTACGGCAATGATCTTAGGTTTAATAATTTTTGTCATTTGTAAGTAATCATCATCGGTTTTTAATTCCGGTAAAAGAATAACCCGATCAACCAGGCCGGTTTTAAGTAAGTTTGAGGCCCGAACTTTCTCTTTATTAATAGGCCTGTCTTGGCCTTTTAATCTCCTAATGGCTTTGTCATTTTCCAAAGCCACCCACAAAAGATCACCCTGCTTTTTGGCCGCTTGCAGAAATCGGCGATGGCCTTCATGTAAAAGATCAAAACAACCGCCGACCAAAACTATGGTTTTTTCTGTGGCTTTTATGTTTTTGACCATTTTTTCTAGTTGTTTAAGATCAATTACTTTTCTCATAGATGCTAGAATAATCCAATACTACAAATTTCAAATACTACCAATATTTTGATATTGGATTATTAGTAGTATTGGTATTTATTGGTAATTATTATATTTCATTCCTTCGTTCCTCGAAGGTAAATGGCCTGCCAGGGTTGATAATTTGAATAAAAGGTCTTTTTTTGCAGAGTTGCCAAACCCCTGGTTACTTGCCAGTCAAAAGCGACCCTAGCCCCCCAGGCCGGGAAATCAACTTGTTTAATTTCTCCTTTGGGGAGGGTTGGATCATCCTGATAAAGATCCGGCGGGGGCGCGACCTGATCGGTGATTTTGGCCTTACTTAAAATAACGGTGCGGCCGTCCGCCGTTCCGTAAAGATCAATAAATAAAGCTTTCTTTTTAGAATCAACGGTTGCCTGAATAAGAATGTAAGCCGGCGTGTCATTTTTGATTTTTAAATCGACCCTTGGAGCGTAAACGGTCGCATCCAGGCCCGGTCCGAAATCACCTTGTTCGTAATAGGCGACGCGGTAGGCGTGAGCCTGACGTTCGACAATCGGTAAACCGGCATTGAGAGCCGCACGGAAAAAAGTGGTTGAGACTTGGCAGACACCACCGCCGTCATCAAGGACCGTCCTTTTTTCTTTAATAATATAAGCTTGTTTATAGCCGGTTTCAGCCGAAATCTCACCCACGGCCTGGTTAAAAGAAAAAATTTCCCCCGGAGGAATCAATTGTCCGTTAATTCTTGAAGCCGCCAGGGAAATATTATAGATACGGTTGGCAATTGAGCCCTGGAAAAAAGATTTACCCTCACTAATCATTTCTTTGATGCCTAAATTATTAGCCTCATTCGTTTTTACCTTGGGTTCAACCGGGAAAATCGTTAAGTCAATCGTTCCCGAGCTTGGGGGAGAAATTAATTTTTTAAAATCCTCGATGGCTTTTTTTCGATCAACCGCCTGGCCTTCTAAAGATGGTCTAAAAGTCACGACTCGGTTGGAGGCAAATTGGAAAAGGGCTTCTTGAGCGGGAATATCGATTTGTTTTGCCAGTTTGTCTATAAATTTTTCTAACTCCTCCTGATTAAGGGAAAAACTGGCCGGCAGATTAATTTCTCCTTTTCGGGCTTGCCACTTTTGGTATAAAGCCGTAGCAAAACTTCCGCTTCGACCGATAAGAAAGGCCTGGTCGGCTAATAATTGACTATTATAACCGACCTGCAACTGAGCTCCGGAAGCCGTCGCAATAAGATTTTTATCTTCACTTAAGAATTTAAAGGTAAAAGTGAAATCGGCAAAGGAAGAATTCTGACTGACAAAATAATTTTTGACTTGGCTTTTCTTTTTATCACCGACGTCAATGTTATTAACCTTAACACCGGGATAAATTTTATCATGATATTTAAGTTCAAACAAAAGAAAAAAGCCCAAAATTAACAAAACCA belongs to Patescibacteria group bacterium and includes:
- the tsaD gene encoding tRNA (adenosine(37)-N6)-threonylcarbamoyltransferase complex transferase subunit TsaD; its protein translation is MKILGIETSCDETGASVIEDGVKILSNIVASSQPIHIKTGGIIPEIAAREQIKLILPVIESALKKEGLKIENVDALAVTSGPGLVGSLLVGLETAKTLAHVFNKPIIPVNHLLGHVYTNWITKSKIKNQNLPEFPAIVLIVSGGHTELLLMTDHGQYEWLGATRDDAAGECFDKCARLLKLGYPGGPAIAVAAAKLKIQNAKFKIKLPRPMLKSDDFDFSFSGLKTAVLREIERQSITHNPKLITYLAHEIQEAITDVLVAKTLRAVKKYKVKSVLLSGGVAANDRLREKFLDTCYSLPTTKFFAPPKNLCTDNAAGIAACAFFNFSPLPWPELRALSSLTL
- a CDS encoding adenylyltransferase/cytidyltransferase family protein, with the protein product MRKVIDLKQLEKMVKNIKATEKTIVLVGGCFDLLHEGHRRFLQAAKKQGDLLWVALENDKAIRRLKGQDRPINKEKVRASNLLKTGLVDRVILLPELKTDDDYLQMTKIIKPKIIAVTRNDPQLKNKQKQAEIVGAKIKIVIKQIPGYSTTQILKR
- a CDS encoding VanW family protein, with amino-acid sequence MAVKSKTKLNARQFRFLGFFLIGTGLGLVLLILGFFLLFELKYHDKIYPGVKVNNIDVGDKKKSQVKNYFVSQNSSFADFTFTFKFLSEDKNLIATASGAQLQVGYNSQLLADQAFLIGRSGSFATALYQKWQARKGEINLPASFSLNQEELEKFIDKLAKQIDIPAQEALFQFASNRVVTFRPSLEGQAVDRKKAIEDFKKLISPPSSGTIDLTIFPVEPKVKTNEANNLGIKEMISEGKSFFQGSIANRIYNISLAASRINGQLIPPGEIFSFNQAVGEISAETGYKQAYIIKEKRTVLDDGGGVCQVSTTFFRAALNAGLPIVERQAHAYRVAYYEQGDFGPGLDATVYAPRVDLKIKNDTPAYILIQATVDSKKKALFIDLYGTADGRTVILSKAKITDQVAPPPDLYQDDPTLPKGEIKQVDFPAWGARVAFDWQVTRGLATLQKKTFYSNYQPWQAIYLRGTKE